Within the Gracilinema caldarium DSM 7334 genome, the region CTGGTGAAGAATCGGCCCTGGATCTCGCCTGGCCTGTGTCGGATGTAGCCCTTTTTAGTGCAAGCATCAGCAGTACGGGGAAACTGAAGGGAATACCTAAACGAAGTAAGCTCTCCGGCTATACCGGCAAGGTACACCTTGTGGTAGCAGAACTGGGGAACTATGCCCTAACCCATTTCTGCCTGAATCCGGCCTATCCGGTGCGATCCAGTCTTATCACCCAGATTGCAGAGGCCGCACAAAACTTTGACGGTGTCCAGATCGATTTTGAAGCTGTACTCACCGATGACAAGGATAATTTTATCAGTTTTCTTCGCTCTATTAAAAGCCAAATAGGGAAAAAGACCCTCAGTATTGCCCTGCCAGCACGAACAAAAAAAGTGGCCGAAGCCTATAATTACGAACAAATTGCCCAGGTGGCTGACCGGATTATCATCATGGCCTATGACGAACATTGGAGCGGCAGTACCCCGGGCTCCGTAGCTTCTCTAACGTGGTGTGAAAAGGTAGCTGACTACGCCTTAAAAACCATTGGAAATAAAAAGCTTGTCATGGGCATACCCTTTTATGGCCGCGCCTGGGGCGAAATAAACCCATCTCGGGCCTATCGTTTTTCCAGTCTTTCTAAATTGATGGAAGAAAAGGGCATCCAGGAAACTTCCCGAGTCGATGGCAGTGTTTATTTTGAATATAGCGAATTGATAAAAGTTAAAGTCTTTTATGAAGACCATCGTTCTGTTCATCAGCGGGCAGAGCTCTATTATACCCAGGGTATTAATAATATCGCTTTTTGGCGCATCGGTCAGGAAGATAGGACAATATGGAATTTTCTGCATGTGCAGAGTAAATAAAGCCCCACATACAACGATTTCAGGGTATGAAGTCCTAGCAATGTATTTCAGGTCCGAATGCATTATACTTTACTGTAAATTAATTATTAGGAGACAGATTGATGAAATTTTCTATTGAACAGCGACCTGTATTCAGTGTACTGAGGCTTATTTTCGAGGCTGGGGAGCAGGTTCGGGCAGAAGCCGGGGCGATGATCAGCATGAGCGGCACCATGGAGCTTAAGGCAAAAACCAGCGGCAAGGGGGTATTCGGAACCCTTGGGGCTATGATGGGAGGCGAAAGCCTCTTTGCTTCTGAATATACTGCTGGGACCTCGGGAGACGAGTTAATCCTTGCCCCATCCTATCCTGGGGATATTCTGCACCTGCCCCTGCGGGACGAAACTATTTTTGCTCAAAGCGGTGCATACCTGGCAGGGTCTACCCATCTACAGCTATCTTCCCAGGGATCCCTTAAAGCTCTTGTTTCGGGTGAAGGGCTTTTCTTGCAAAAAATAAGCGGCTCTGGCGACTTGTGGCTCGCTTCCTATGGGGCTATCATCGAAAAACAACTGAATGCAGGGGACGAATATGTGGTAGACACGGGCAACATGGTTGCCTTTGATGCAAGCCTTAGCTACACCATTCAAACCGCATCCCGGGGACTTTTTTCTTCCATGGCTTCCGGTGAAGGCCTCGTCTGCCGTTTCCGAGGCCCAGGCCGCCTCTGGCTCCAGACCAGGAGCATCTCTGCACTAGCCCAGACCCTTAAGCCCTATTTCCCCAGCAGTTCAAACAGCTAAAAGGAAATCTATAAGGTTGATTGTTTTTATGCCGTTACGTTCTATAGCCTGGAATTCATCCAGGCTAAGAATGTACTTCGGATAACTATCCTGTATCCGCTCTAGAGGTCTAAACTCACGGTTAATCACTTCTTCATTAGGTAAAAGATAGCATACTTGGAAATAATGTTTTTCATTCTGCTTTTCCGCAATAAAATCAACCTCCATAGTATCGAATTTACCAATATGGACAGAATATCCCCTTTGTAGCAATTCAAGGTATACAATATTTTCAAGCAATCCATTTATATCTCTATCTTTATAGCCTAATAGACCATGGCGTAAACCTATGTCACCGGCGTAATATTTGCTATACAATTCTAAAAATCGAAGTCCTTTAATATCGTATCTTTGAGTTTCATATACAAGAAAAGCCTTTTCCAGGTAATGAATATAGTTCAGCACCTTATCCACCGAGGCTGTGAGTTTTTGGGCTTTAAGATAATCAGAAATTCTTTTTACAGAGGTAATGTTGCCACAGTTATCAAATACATACTTAATCACATGATCCAGCAAAGCAGGATCTTTAATATCATTACGTTGAATCACATCTTTTAAAACTATAGTACTATATATTCCATGTAAGTAAGTAAACACAGCACTATCGGATAATTCAAAAGCATGAATGCCTGGAAGCCCCCCATAACGCAGAAACAAAGAAAATTGTTCCTTTACTGTATTATCAGACCTCTGGTGAAATGCACAAAATTCTTTAAATGTTAGCGGATATACCTTAAATTCTATGTATCTGCCTGAGAGTAATGTGGCAAGATCCGATGCAAGCAAATGTGCATTGGAACCAGTGATTGTTATATCGGCAAAGGATTCAGAAAACAGACTGGCTATAGCTTTTTCCCAACCAGATATCTCCTGTATTTCATCAATAAATACATATCGTTTTGCATAGTGTTTATCTAAGAAAAAGCCTTTTACAAATTTATATAGCTCCATATAAGAGGTTATAAAATCCCACTCAAGCAACTCCTTGTTGATATAGAGAATTGCATCGGAATCTGTACCCTTATCCTGCAACAGCCTTATAAGTTGTAGAATAAGCGTACTTTTACCAACCCGCCGCATACCAGTTAATACTTTTATAACTGGCGTATCAAAATAGGGGAAAATAGTGTTTATATAGCTACTTCGTTTAATTTCCATGTTACACCACTATAAGCTTCGTCTGCAGACGAAACTAGTATAATAAAATTAAAGAGTTTCGTCTATACACGAAACTCTTTTTATTATTCCTGGAGCAGGTGTACTTATGTGTCAGCCTGTAGCTTAAAGAAGTCCATTAAGCTTTGCAGGTCCCGGGCCATGTCGGCCAGGGATTCAGAGGTAGAGGCGATTTCTTCTGCCATGGCGGCATTTTGCTGGACCACCTGATCAAGCTGAGTCATGGCATTGTTTATTTGACCGACTCCTGCGCTCTGTTCTATCGCAGCCCGGCTAATTTCCTGAATAAGCCGGGCCGTCTTTTGTATGTCCGGCACCAGGGCCTCGAGAATTCTACCTGTTTCTGATGAAACAGAAGCGGTCTCTTGGGACAGGGCAATTATTTCGGTGGCCGCATTCTTGCTCCGTTCTGCAAGTCTTCTCACTTCTTGGGCCACAACGGCAAAGCCCTTGCCATGTTCACCAGCCCTGGCGGCTTCTATGGCTGCATTTAATGCTAAAAGGTCTGTTTGTCGGGCAATTTCTTCTATTACCAAAACCTTTTCTGCTATTTTATTCATAACCAGAATAGCATTCTGAACTGCTTCCTTGCTCTGTATAGCCCGTTCAGCGGCAGACCGTGCAATGAGGTCCGTTTCCTTTGCATGGTCTGCGGTCATCGCAATATTTGATGCCATTTGTTCTACTGACGAAGCGACTTCTTCTGCCACCGAAGCCTGTTCCGAAGTGCCTGAGGATAAGTTCTGCGCTGAGTTACTCAAATCCCGGCTGGCAAATACGATATCATTAGATGCTTGCCGTACCTGGCTGACGATTTTAGAAAGCTCCTCGGTCATATTTTGCAAAGACCGTGCCAAATCGCCAATCTCGTCGCTTCTGCCAGCGCTATGTTCATCAATATGATTAAAGAGTTTTCCCTGGGCTATGGTGTTAGCCTGACCTATAATGGTGAGAATTGGTACAGTTATGCTGTTAATAAGGATAAGAAGAACCACAATAATCACCAAGGATACGAGAATACTTGCAATCCTGAATTGAACCATGGCCATATCCAGATCCCGGAATGCTTCTTTATCGGGGATGGCGAAGGTGAAAAGATAACCAAAATTGGTGTATCCGTAATATATGGTGTGGGAACTGCCGTTAATTTCAATCCGCTCTATACGGTCAATAGTCCCTGCGGGCAGACTTTGGTTCAGTTTTGTGACCCAGGACAGGAATGCTGGTTTCTGGGCATCGTCTGCAGAATCCTTTCGGTAGGGTTGGAAGATATATTCCTGATTCTGAGCATACAGATAACGACCCGTTGCGGGGTCTAACAGGAAAAGCTGGGAATGCTCGGTTATTTTTACATCCTTAAGCAATGTTTCCAGAAAACCCAGGGTCAGGTCCGCCGTAGCAACCCCAAGAATGCGGTTATTTGTATCCACCATAGGACAGTCCACCGTAATATAGATGGAACTGGTTCGTTTTTCTGGGGGTATATCGGCTAACGTTTGTCCCTGTAAGAGGTAGAGGTAGGGTTCAGTAATAATATATTCCTTAGGCAGTGGGGTTTTCCGGTCATGGTTCAGGGGCAGGGCTGAGGTGTACCAGTCTTCGACCACATAATTATAGTTGATGTAGGGCCTACTGAAAATGTCTAAAAATGATATTTCAAAACTTTTTTACGTTAAAATGGGTTTAATTTAGTATACTAAAACTTTCAAATATGATTTATGAGGTTTAAAACCAAGTAAAAATAAAAAGCGCATAAAAAGATCCCTCAGGATTTTTTCACAGTTGGTCAGCAATACACATACCATAATTGCTGTTTCACTAGTTTCGCGTAATTTTTCATAGATTGTACCAAGACCAAACTTTCGTTTCATATATCCAAAGCCACCTTCAATCGCTTGTCGAATGGCTTCGTCAAGTCTTTGAATCTTTCGTAGCTGTCGTACTATCTTTTTATTCTCTAATGTTTCTTTAATCGGTCTGCCTAAGGGTGGTCCAGACAATCGTATTCCTCGAGCTTCACAATAGGCTCGGTTTGCTCGTGTCCGATATATTTTATCGGCATGCACCGATTCCGGATATCGACCACATCGCCTCTTATATTTTTCTATTTGTGTTGGCAAATCTTCTTGTTCGTTATAGGGTTCCCATTGTAATCGATCTATAAAAATCATCCCGTGTTCGGTCATCGATGCTGATAGTTTTGCTCCGAATTCAAAGGCCGCTTTTGCTTTACCTCGGGCTATTGGTCGTACATGGGGTTGACTGATACTGACGATTTTTCCCGATATCGAATGGGTCTTTCCCTTATACATCTGTACCTGTTGCCGGTAAACCTCATGTATCACGATAAGATCACGTCGCTGTTTTGCACTCAACGTTGTACTGGGAACCTTGTTTTGTAATTCATTGATAGTCCGTAAATTACGTCGTATGTATTGGAGTTGGGTCCGAATCGCTCTGCGTATTTCTTTTTTTGTTCTTCGTCGCCCTCGTATAAAATTGAGATATTTGATACGGGCCTGTTTTCTATAGGTTCGTGGTTTTATGGTGAGCTCACTCGCTTCATATAACGTATCAATTATCTTTTCTGTTTTCCTTCGCGCTTCATCCAATAAAGTGACATCATGGGGATGCCGGATATCCTGGGGGACGCACGTGGCATCTATAATGAGTTGCCCTCGATTTCCATGATCATGGTCATCCTTTTGGTTTTCTTTGTTCTGTTTTTTTTCAGATTCTGCTTCTACCTGTTCTTGATACCGTTTCGCTATCAACTCATTTATCTGTGCTATTGCATCAGGTCCAAGCCGTTTTCGAAAATGAACCATCATGCTTGGATCAAAGGGTTTTTCATCTTTGTAAGATTCATATCCTAAAAAATATTGCAGGTAATGGTTCTCTCGTATTGTTTCTACCGTTTCTTCATCTGTTAATTGTAATTTCTCTTTTATCAATAATGATCCCAAGGCGAGCCGTACGGTCTTGGCTGTTCTTCCAATTCGTTTTGAAAAACATTTTTTATATTCAGCTTCTATCTCTTCCCATGGAATAATTGCGGCTAATCGTACCCATCGATTATCTTCTCGTAAATGTCCTCCGAAGGGTACATAAAAGTCTTCAAACTCAGGTACCTGTTCCTTTTCCTTATACATCGTTACCCCATAGTAAAGTGCACGCTTTTTAAGGCCTTACCCCTTTCTTCCGTGCACTTCTTATTGAGATTATCTCTGTATTTGCTTCTTTTGTAAAGAGTTGTTTGTTTTTCAGGAAGCCCGATGTACGTCTCATCGAGCTGAAACTTTCCATCGCTGTATGATGCATAGGGTCCAAAAAATTCATATCCGGGGATAACGCCCTTATCATAAAAGAGCCCTCCGCCCGCCAGGGGTTGGAATCCTAAGGTCGACAGCAAGAGGTTGATGGCCCCTTCGGGGCTCATGCCTTTTTTGTCCCGCAGGGATTCTCCGACGATGCCGCCGATTTTTCCAAGGGTCCTGGCGGTAGCAAGCTGGCTGTCGGTGTAGCGATTAAAGTCCTGTATATATTTATAGACCGTAAGGCCCATCTTTTCATGGATTTGTTTTTTCATTGTATTGGATAGATTCATCTGGTTCACCAGAAGGGTAATGCCAAAACCAAGGACAAGCACCAAGAGGATGCTGATGGTAAATTTAGTCTTAATGTTCATGAGCAAGCCTCCCATTGTATAGTCTATGCAATAGCGCTACAAATACAAGAAAAATAGTAGGAGAGATGGTGAAGGCCACAGTTACAGGGATGACTGTGGGTGATGGGCTGGTTATTTTTTTGCTTGGTTTTTTAGTAAGGCTCTGAAAGCTGAAAGCCATTCCGCCCTTAGGGTAGAAGTTTTTTCAGTTCCTATATTGCAGGGAACCACGGTACTCCTGATAATACTGTCTAAGAACATGCGATGGTCCCTGTTAAGCAGGGGGGCATCGAAGGAAATAGCAAGAAAGGGTGTTTTTTCGTTTAAAGTCCTCAGAGCTTCCTTTGTTTTCATATAATCAAAAAGGGCTGTATCAGTTTTTAAAATATGGTTGCCAAAGGGGCTTAGGTTGATAAGCCTAAGGGGAAATAGTGGTTTAGCCCCCTGTATATCGGTTACTAATTTCACTCGCCAGGCAAGAAGTCGGGTTGTATAATTTGTCTTTTTATAGCTATAGGGGCCAAATAAAACCATAGTCTCTTTTACAATATCCATCTGATTTTCTAGATCACCCTGTGTATAATATTGCCATTGGGAAGGCATATACCCAGCATCTTGTAAGTCTGCAAGGGCTGTGAGGAGGACTCTTCCGGGACCACTAGAAAAGAAAGGGGATGTTAGGTCGAAAGTTACTGTACTCCCCTGAGCAAAACCTAAAACAGTAGGGTCCTTTGTTTCATAGGCCTGTACAAAAAGCTGGGGCAAGGAATCCCCTTTATCCGCCGAAAGGCCCGAATAGAGCACCGTTAGAAAGGCAAAGAAATCATCGTCGTTACCACCGTTTATAAGGATAACAAAGGGGCCAGGGCTATAAATTTTTGCAAGCCAGTCAGCTAGTGATTTATTGTTGATGGTATGAACCATTGTGTTGGTTATTGCTTGTAAACC harbors:
- a CDS encoding glycosyl hydrolase family 18 protein, whose amino-acid sequence is MKQYKCINSILMGLLAVMVLLSCASSQTLPAANPPPTNTLAPDPTHDPTPPLQASQVSSAPIVQPAPASPQEEFQTVQTEPIPVKLIREEPPISGKPEPVTFREIWGYVQAGEESALDLAWPVSDVALFSASISSTGKLKGIPKRSKLSGYTGKVHLVVAELGNYALTHFCLNPAYPVRSSLITQIAEAAQNFDGVQIDFEAVLTDDKDNFISFLRSIKSQIGKKTLSIALPARTKKVAEAYNYEQIAQVADRIIIMAYDEHWSGSTPGSVASLTWCEKVADYALKTIGNKKLVMGIPFYGRAWGEINPSRAYRFSSLSKLMEEKGIQETSRVDGSVYFEYSELIKVKVFYEDHRSVHQRAELYYTQGINNIAFWRIGQEDRTIWNFLHVQSK
- a CDS encoding TIGR00266 family protein; its protein translation is MKFSIEQRPVFSVLRLIFEAGEQVRAEAGAMISMSGTMELKAKTSGKGVFGTLGAMMGGESLFASEYTAGTSGDELILAPSYPGDILHLPLRDETIFAQSGAYLAGSTHLQLSSQGSLKALVSGEGLFLQKISGSGDLWLASYGAIIEKQLNAGDEYVVDTGNMVAFDASLSYTIQTASRGLFSSMASGEGLVCRFRGPGRLWLQTRSISALAQTLKPYFPSSSNS
- a CDS encoding ATP-binding protein, coding for MEIKRSSYINTIFPYFDTPVIKVLTGMRRVGKSTLILQLIRLLQDKGTDSDAILYINKELLEWDFITSYMELYKFVKGFFLDKHYAKRYVFIDEIQEISGWEKAIASLFSESFADITITGSNAHLLASDLATLLSGRYIEFKVYPLTFKEFCAFHQRSDNTVKEQFSLFLRYGGLPGIHAFELSDSAVFTYLHGIYSTIVLKDVIQRNDIKDPALLDHVIKYVFDNCGNITSVKRISDYLKAQKLTASVDKVLNYIHYLEKAFLVYETQRYDIKGLRFLELYSKYYAGDIGLRHGLLGYKDRDINGLLENIVYLELLQRGYSVHIGKFDTMEVDFIAEKQNEKHYFQVCYLLPNEEVINREFRPLERIQDSYPKYILSLDEFQAIERNGIKTINLIDFLLAV
- a CDS encoding methyl-accepting chemotaxis protein is translated as MSFLDIFSRPYINYNYVVEDWYTSALPLNHDRKTPLPKEYIITEPYLYLLQGQTLADIPPEKRTSSIYITVDCPMVDTNNRILGVATADLTLGFLETLLKDVKITEHSQLFLLDPATGRYLYAQNQEYIFQPYRKDSADDAQKPAFLSWVTKLNQSLPAGTIDRIERIEINGSSHTIYYGYTNFGYLFTFAIPDKEAFRDLDMAMVQFRIASILVSLVIIVVLLILINSITVPILTIIGQANTIAQGKLFNHIDEHSAGRSDEIGDLARSLQNMTEELSKIVSQVRQASNDIVFASRDLSNSAQNLSSGTSEQASVAEEVASSVEQMASNIAMTADHAKETDLIARSAAERAIQSKEAVQNAILVMNKIAEKVLVIEEIARQTDLLALNAAIEAARAGEHGKGFAVVAQEVRRLAERSKNAATEIIALSQETASVSSETGRILEALVPDIQKTARLIQEISRAAIEQSAGVGQINNAMTQLDQVVQQNAAMAEEIASTSESLADMARDLQSLMDFFKLQADT
- a CDS encoding IS5 family transposase: MYKEKEQVPEFEDFYVPFGGHLREDNRWVRLAAIIPWEEIEAEYKKCFSKRIGRTAKTVRLALGSLLIKEKLQLTDEETVETIRENHYLQYFLGYESYKDEKPFDPSMMVHFRKRLGPDAIAQINELIAKRYQEQVEAESEKKQNKENQKDDHDHGNRGQLIIDATCVPQDIRHPHDVTLLDEARRKTEKIIDTLYEASELTIKPRTYRKQARIKYLNFIRGRRRTKKEIRRAIRTQLQYIRRNLRTINELQNKVPSTTLSAKQRRDLIVIHEVYRQQVQMYKGKTHSISGKIVSISQPHVRPIARGKAKAAFEFGAKLSASMTEHGMIFIDRLQWEPYNEQEDLPTQIEKYKRRCGRYPESVHADKIYRTRANRAYCEARGIRLSGPPLGRPIKETLENKKIVRQLRKIQRLDEAIRQAIEGGFGYMKRKFGLGTIYEKLRETSETAIMVCVLLTNCEKILRDLFMRFLFLLGFKPHKSYLKVLVY